The window ACAGATGCAGAGAAGAGCACCATCAGTGCTGTGTGGGGCAAAGTAGATATCAATGAGGTCGGACCACTGGCTCTGGGAAGGTGGGGCACGGCTTCAGCCTGATTCAAGTATATAATTTAATGTAGCTTATCATGAGTAATTATAACACTATTATACCTGTCATGTTATCTAATCATTACTATTAATATTGAGTTGATATTGTTAAACTTGAATGGAGCATGTTAGAGTATTAATTAGGCAtataattgaaatacatttgaaaataatCCACATATGTCTGTGTTCTTGCAATGACAGAGTCCTGATCGTCTACCCCTGGACTCAGCGTTATTTCGGCTCTTTCGGAGATCTGTCCACTCCTGCAGCAATCATGGGCAACCCCAAAGTTGCTGCTCACGGCAAGGTCGTGTGTGGAGCTCTGGATAAAGCTGTGAAGAACATGGGCAACATCTTGGCCACATACAAGTCACTGAGCGAGACCCATGCCAACAAACTCTTCGTCGACCCTGAC of the Coregonus clupeaformis isolate EN_2021a unplaced genomic scaffold, ASM2061545v1 scaf5275, whole genome shotgun sequence genome contains:
- the LOC121550828 gene encoding hemoglobin subunit beta-1-like, producing the protein MVDWTDAEKSTISAVWGKVDINEVGPLALGRVLIVYPWTQRYFGSFGDLSTPAAIMGNPKVAAHGKVVCGALDKAVKNMGNILATYKSLSETHANKLFVDPDNFRVLADVLTIVIAAKFGAAFTPEIQATWQKFMKVVVAGMGSRYF